A genomic window from Candidatus Acididesulfobacter guangdongensis includes:
- the acpS gene encoding holo-[acyl-carrier-protein] synthase → MISGIGIDIVGVERIKYLVETYGDRFLNRVFSLTELNNIYKIKNKSNIEQKIAGFFAAKEAFLKSLHIGLFSIPLNCIAVYNKQSGAPFLFIDDKIKKFILDTYNIKIGTINLSISHDNGLAIATVIIENT, encoded by the coding sequence GTGATTAGCGGGATAGGTATTGACATCGTAGGCGTAGAAAGGATTAAATACCTCGTAGAGACTTACGGCGATAGATTTCTAAATAGAGTTTTTTCGTTAACTGAATTAAATAATATTTATAAAATTAAAAATAAAAGTAATATCGAACAAAAAATAGCCGGTTTTTTTGCGGCAAAAGAAGCTTTTTTAAAATCTTTGCACATAGGACTTTTTTCTATACCATTGAATTGCATTGCCGTATATAATAAGCAAAGCGGAGCTCCTTTTTTATTTATAGATGATAAAATAAAAAAATTTATCTTAGATACTTATAATATTAAAATCGGCACGATAAATTTATCTATTTCTCATGATAACGGTTTAGCTATAGCTACCGTAATAATTGAAAATACATAA